The Phyllopteryx taeniolatus isolate TA_2022b chromosome 13, UOR_Ptae_1.2, whole genome shotgun sequence nucleotide sequence CACAGCCAAGCCTGagactgccacacctgttctcaatcaagaaatcacttaaataggacctgcctgacaaagtcaagtcgaccaaaagatcctcaaaagctagacatcatgccgagatctaaagaaatACAGGAAAGTGAAGAATTGAGATCTATCAATGTGGAAAAGGTTGtgaagccatttctaaagctttgggactccagcgaaccacagtgagagccattatccacaaatggcaaaagcatagaacagtggtgaaccttcccaggagtggccagccgaCCAAGATTACCCCGAGAGCGCAGCGACAACTCATCCAATCCTcatcacaaaagaccccacaataatatccaaagaactgcaggcctcagtcaaggtcagtgtttatgactccaacataagaaagagactgggcaaaaagaggaaaaccactgctgagcaaaaagaactaAGGCTCGTCTCAATTTTGCAAGAAGACATCctgaagacttttgggaaaatactctgtggcctgacgagacaaaagttgaactttttggaaggagtgtgtcccattacatctggtgtacaagtaacaccgcatttgaatgcagttgttgctgctaagagGCGCCGCACCAGTTATTAGGTTGatggggcaatcactttttcacaccactgtagaACAATTACATATCTGGATAGCACCTATCAAGCGCTTCAATATGATGTGGAAGTCAATGTAGCTCAATGGAAAGCTGCCATTTGCAGTATGGGGGGGGGCAGTTCCATTGGGACTCGTGTGGCTCCCCGCCAAAAATGAAACTGCATTGGATGTAGTTTTTTTGTGCAAGTATACATGTCGGACGTAAACTGCATACACGAGTCCAGCATGCTCATAATTGCTCTAACAGCGGGTCtgactttgttttttaacaGCGGAAGTCTTGTAACCTTTTAAACAATCTGTGATCTACTGTACCCACTCCTGACTTATGATCACATCTTCGCCACATGCTGCTGGGTGAATGTGCGTAGTCACGTATATGAGAAGCACATTGAGGAAGCGGGCAGGAGAGCGAGGCCTTGTCCCGTGGCGCTTGCTCTGGGGAGTTGGGGGGGGCGCAAGACGGGCTTTATCTCAAAGAACCTCCACCCAATCTGGATCTGATTAAAGGCCAGCTGCCTGCACTGTACAACCAGGAGCACAGAAGGAGAGGAACCTAATCGCACATACTTATGGTGTTACATGTGGTTCTCCATCGTCTGTGTCCGTCTGTCAGCGTAGTTAGCTTGAGGCCAAGTGCTGTATGGGCatcctcctgcatcctcctgcATCCACAGAAGGGCTGTCTGATAAAAAGCCCGTCTCTGTTTGTGGTGTGTGCAGAAAGGACCAACTCCAAACCGGTTCTGACAGGCACTCACCCTCTCAACACGACGGTGAACTACGGAGGCACCACGTCGTTCCAGTGCAAAGTGAGGAGCGACGTCAAGCCGGTTATCCAGTGGCTGAAGCGCGTGGAGACTAATGAGGAGAGCCGCTACAACTCCACCATTGAAGTGGGAGACCACCGCTTTGTGGTGCTGCCCACAGGGGAGGTGTGGTCGCGACCCGACGGCTCCTACCTCAACAAGCTGCTCATTACTCGCGCCAAGGAGGAGGATGCCGGCATGTACATCTGCTTAGGTGCCAACACCATGGGGTACAGCTTCCGCAGCGCCTTCCTCACTGTgctgccaggtgagagcccggAAATGCATCTTTCGAGCTGAACTCAGCAGCTTAGCGTTCTTCACTCACTGCAATACACTTGCTATATAAATGCATCCAATAGAAGGGCTCcatcaaaaatacataaatacaaaagacAGTTTTGGCAGGGAGGTATTTGGTCTTTTATTGCGGTTGTCGTTTTCACTGCTGTAGCGCGGCGTTCTTATTgggaaacaacattttatggcGCCGCATATCATACCATGCTTTTTCATTGAACCTTCAGCAACATGTAAGAAGTGGAGTTCCCCGGCCACTGTACCTGCAGTTATGTTACGATattacaaagagaggaaacgggtgagaaataaaaagaaacattctttgagaggctgttggcaatgatcaacccattcactgactgcaccTCTGCATTGCAGCTgcagagactctccacgcttcaCTTTTTTGCCACAGctacatttgaaatgaataaCATAGTTGTGTcctattgtaaaacacaatatacatactgtatatagtatgtTAATATGGCCAAGATGGTGGCTGGATGGGACTTTGTACATGGAAACTTAATTTTGATTGCAAACGATTATGTGATACAACATGGCATCTGCGACATTGCGAAACTGTTCAGCTGTGATTCAAATTTCCAATGGCAGCCAAACTAGTTGCCAATGGTTGGCCTCTCAAGAAAACCAGTTGCAGAACCCCCGCACACTATGTGAAAGTTCAGTCGCGTTGCTCGCCCTTCGGTTGATTCAAGACCAAATCTGGGGTGTCGAccttatttttgtcatggggccacatcatagttatggtttcttTCAGGGGGCCATTAGGACTGTAGAAACCACCTCAATGTATGTCATATTTTGCAGACACCAAGCCTCCCATCACGCCCATCTTTCCCGCGGCCTCCAGCTCCCTGCCATGGCCGGTCATCATCGGCATCCCCGCTGGAATCGTGTTCATCTTCGGCACCGTGCTGCTTTGGTTCTGCCAGAGTAGAAAGCAGTGCCCCCCTCCCGTCGGCCCCGCCGCCGCGGCCCCCCACCGGGTGCCGGTGTGTCGAGAGCGGGAGCGAGGCTGCGCCGCCGCGGACAAAGACTGCGTGAGCTCCGTGAACTACGAGGAGTAcctggcgcagcagcagcagcagctcctccTCAACCAGGGAGGCGCCGCCAAGATCTATCCCAAAATctacactgacattcacacgcacacacactcccacGTGGACGGCAAAGTACATCAGCATCAACACATTCATTTCCAGTGTTAGCGaatccaaaaacaaacaaacaaaaacttttcaCGGTGGGACATTTGTCAGGGGAAAACAACCCTAAATTGGCCAGTCATATGACAACATCGTGACATTTGGTGCtgtcacttttattttgtatttctgtgtGCGTCCACATTGTCAGACTCTCACGACACTAAAGATCCATCAGTCCTTGCTGTGCACTTAATTTAAAAAGGACGttcggtgtgagtgtgagtgtgaatgcagCTGGCTGTTCGGGCCGAATGAGAAAGGTCTTCTTCTGCAAAGCC carries:
- the LOC133488153 gene encoding fibroblast growth factor receptor-like 1, with translation MKLCLDAMPVLRIVLFILEAVLLVHCARGPPRMSEKVFQRQTVRLGTAIKLPCPVEGDPPPLIMWTKDGRNIHSGWIRFRILRMGLKIKEVEADDTGTYICKATNGFGSINVNYTLIIIDDSGSDRSRPAVYDGAHSERGSDGLVEKLVRPRFTQPAKMRKRVIARPVGSSVRLKCTASGTPRPDIVWLKDGQPLTEQEVGEGRQNKWTLTLKNLTPEHSGRYTCTVSNRAGEINATYKVEVIQRTNSKPVLTGTHPLNTTVNYGGTTSFQCKVRSDVKPVIQWLKRVETNEESRYNSTIEVGDHRFVVLPTGEVWSRPDGSYLNKLLITRAKEEDAGMYICLGANTMGYSFRSAFLTVLPDTKPPITPIFPAASSSLPWPVIIGIPAGIVFIFGTVLLWFCQSRKQCPPPVGPAAAAPHRVPVCRERERGCAAADKDCVSSVNYEEYLAQQQQQLLLNQGGAAKIYPKIYTDIHTHTHSHVDGKVHQHQHIHFQC